In the genome of Variibacter gotjawalensis, one region contains:
- a CDS encoding acetoacetate decarboxylase, which yields MKKDDVAKLPSMPAASPSYPAGPYRFINREFMVITYESDPDAVRAALPEPLEPIGSTVNYEWIRMPDSSGFGGYTESGTVIPCRFNGEDVNFVHQMYLDDDPPIAAGREIWGFPKKYAEPKLELVHDTLTGTLVYAGQQVAMGTMGYKHAAMAADDTSTLKGIGKTQINLKIIPGVDGKPEICQLVAINITEATVKGSWTGPGRLHLVPHVNAPVADLPVKRVIGAKHFIADLTLPYGRVVHDYLKK from the coding sequence ATGAAAAAAGATGACGTCGCGAAGCTGCCCTCGATGCCGGCCGCGAGCCCGAGCTATCCGGCCGGGCCCTATCGTTTCATCAATCGCGAATTCATGGTGATCACCTACGAGTCCGATCCGGACGCCGTCCGCGCCGCCCTGCCCGAACCTCTCGAGCCGATCGGCTCGACCGTGAACTACGAGTGGATCCGCATGCCGGACAGCTCCGGCTTCGGCGGTTACACGGAAAGCGGCACCGTCATCCCGTGCCGCTTCAACGGCGAGGACGTCAACTTCGTCCACCAAATGTATCTCGACGACGATCCGCCGATCGCCGCCGGCCGCGAGATCTGGGGCTTCCCGAAGAAATACGCCGAGCCGAAACTCGAACTCGTCCACGATACGCTGACCGGCACGCTCGTCTATGCGGGCCAGCAGGTTGCGATGGGAACGATGGGCTACAAGCACGCTGCGATGGCAGCCGACGACACCAGCACGCTCAAGGGTATCGGCAAGACGCAGATCAATCTCAAGATCATTCCGGGCGTCGATGGCAAACCGGAAATCTGTCAGCTCGTCGCGATCAACATCACCGAAGCGACCGTGAAAGGCTCATGGACCGGACCCGGACGTTTGCACCTGGTGCCGCACGTCAACGCGCCGGTCGCCGACCTACCGGTCAAACGCGTCATTGGCGCCAAACACTTCATCGCCGATCTGACTCTGCCCTACGGCCGCGTCGTCCACGACTACCTGAAGAAGTAG
- a CDS encoding acyl-CoA thioesterase: MLSYKGTVYPWHCDHNGHMNVMWYVGKFDEGSFHVLNALGITPQFLRENNRGMAAVEQKIEYKRELFAGDIVEVNSRVVDIREKVIIFQHVMTNAANGVEAATTTLTVLHTDKTTRRAIAFPEFVREKAAALTT, translated from the coding sequence ATGCTGAGCTACAAGGGTACTGTCTATCCCTGGCATTGCGATCACAATGGCCACATGAATGTGATGTGGTACGTCGGCAAGTTCGACGAAGGCTCGTTTCATGTTCTCAACGCGCTCGGCATCACGCCGCAGTTTCTGCGCGAGAACAATCGTGGCATGGCGGCGGTCGAGCAGAAGATCGAATACAAACGAGAGCTTTTCGCCGGCGATATCGTCGAGGTTAATTCGCGCGTTGTCGACATCCGCGAGAAGGTGATCATCTTCCAGCACGTGATGACGAACGCCGCGAACGGCGTCGAAGCCGCGACGACAACGCTGACGGTTCTGCACACCGACAAGACAACGCGGCGCGCGATCGCGTTTCCGGAGTTCGTCCGGGAGAAGGCGGCCGCGCTGACGACGTAG
- a CDS encoding isovaleryl-CoA dehydrogenase produces the protein MISNTWKPFDFSLGENADMLRDTVTRFSQDQIAPRAEEIDRTNQFPRDLWPKLGELGLLGLTVEEEYGGSGLGYLEHCVAMEEISRASASVGLSYGAHSNLCVNQLRRNGTEDQKRKYLPKLISGEHVGALAMSEPGAGSDVVSMRTRAEKKGDRYVITGNKMWITNGPIAETLVVYAKTDPSAGPRGITAFIIEKGMKGFSTAQKLDKLGMRGSDTCELVFEDCEVPEENVVGGVGRGVNVLMSGLDYERAVLAAGPLGIMQACIDVVMPYVHERKQFGQPIGSFQLVQGKLADMYVTMNACKAYVYAVAKACDRGETTREDAAGAILYAGEKATQCALDAIQLLGGNGYINDYPTGRLLRDAKLYEIGAGTSEIRRMLIGRELFEKTA, from the coding sequence ATGATCTCGAATACCTGGAAGCCGTTTGACTTCAGCCTCGGCGAAAATGCCGACATGCTGCGCGACACCGTCACGCGGTTCTCGCAAGATCAGATCGCGCCGCGCGCCGAGGAGATCGATCGCACCAATCAGTTTCCGCGCGACCTGTGGCCGAAGCTCGGCGAGCTTGGTTTGCTTGGCCTCACTGTGGAAGAGGAATACGGCGGCTCCGGTCTCGGCTATCTCGAACACTGCGTCGCGATGGAGGAGATCTCGCGCGCGTCGGCGTCGGTCGGTCTGTCGTACGGCGCGCATTCGAATCTCTGCGTCAATCAGCTGCGCCGCAACGGCACCGAAGATCAGAAGCGCAAGTATTTGCCGAAGCTGATCTCCGGCGAGCATGTCGGCGCGCTTGCGATGTCGGAGCCGGGCGCAGGCTCGGACGTCGTCTCGATGCGCACGCGCGCCGAGAAGAAGGGCGACCGCTATGTGATCACCGGCAACAAGATGTGGATCACGAACGGCCCGATCGCCGAGACGCTCGTCGTCTACGCGAAGACCGACCCAAGCGCAGGGCCGCGCGGCATCACGGCCTTCATCATCGAGAAGGGGATGAAGGGTTTCTCGACCGCGCAGAAGCTCGACAAGCTCGGCATGCGCGGCTCCGACACCTGCGAGCTCGTGTTCGAAGATTGCGAAGTGCCGGAAGAGAATGTTGTCGGCGGCGTCGGCCGCGGCGTCAACGTGCTGATGTCGGGCCTCGATTACGAGCGTGCCGTGTTGGCGGCGGGGCCGCTCGGCATCATGCAGGCGTGTATCGATGTCGTGATGCCGTATGTGCATGAGCGCAAGCAATTCGGACAACCGATCGGTTCGTTCCAGCTCGTGCAGGGCAAACTTGCCGACATGTATGTCACGATGAATGCCTGCAAGGCCTACGTCTATGCAGTGGCGAAAGCATGCGACCGCGGCGAGACGACGCGCGAAGATGCGGCGGGCGCGATCCTGTACGCGGGCGAGAAGGCGACGCAGTGTGCGCTCGATGCGATCCAGCTGCTCGGTGGCAACGGCTATATCAACGATTATCCGACCGGCCGCTTGCTGCGCGATGCGAAGCTCTACGAGATCGGCGCGGGCACCAGCGAGATCCGCCGCATGCTGATCGGCCGCGAGCTCTTCGAGAAGACCGCGTGA
- a CDS encoding alpha/beta fold hydrolase, with protein sequence MADPLPTVLVPGLNCSARLYAAQIPVLWRFGPVQVANHTDADTMAQIARQILSNAPPLFALVGLSMGGYIALEIMRQAPQRVGKLALLDTSARPDTPEQSAKRDNFISMAEAGRFAEVTETLWPVLVDPSRQKDVTLKGEIVRMADDVGPEAFVRQQRAIKSRADSRPLLKEIQCPALVLVGANDQLTPPELADEMAAGIAGADLVKVPDCGHMSTMEKPEIANRALAALMQKG encoded by the coding sequence ATGGCTGACCCTTTGCCGACCGTCCTAGTTCCGGGCCTCAACTGCTCGGCGCGGCTTTATGCGGCGCAAATTCCCGTCCTGTGGCGGTTTGGGCCCGTGCAGGTCGCGAACCACACGGACGCCGACACGATGGCGCAGATCGCGCGGCAGATACTCTCCAACGCGCCACCGCTGTTTGCTCTCGTTGGGCTTTCGATGGGCGGCTATATCGCGCTCGAGATCATGCGGCAGGCGCCGCAGCGGGTCGGCAAGCTGGCGCTGCTCGATACGTCGGCGCGGCCGGATACGCCTGAGCAGTCGGCGAAACGCGACAATTTCATCTCCATGGCAGAGGCGGGCCGCTTCGCGGAGGTGACCGAGACGCTCTGGCCTGTGCTGGTCGATCCGTCGCGGCAGAAGGACGTGACGCTGAAGGGCGAGATCGTGCGCATGGCGGACGATGTCGGGCCCGAGGCGTTCGTGCGTCAGCAGCGGGCGATCAAGTCGCGCGCGGATTCGCGGCCGTTGCTGAAAGAGATTCAATGCCCGGCGCTGGTGCTGGTGGGCGCGAACGATCAGCTCACGCCGCCGGAGCTGGCGGACGAGATGGCAGCCGGCATCGCAGGCGCTGACCTCGTGAAGGTGCCTGACTGCGGGCACATGTCGACGATGGAGAAGCCGGAGATCGCCAATCGCGCATTGGCGGCGCTGATGCAGAAGGGTTGA